The following are from one region of the Actinoplanes sp. L3-i22 genome:
- a CDS encoding ATP-binding protein → MSEAPEWLSERAAAAERETGTTFDLTACVREPIHRLGGVQSYGALVGVRAGRIAVASANAAALLGRAGPGDGLVGEPIGTLLDPGQMDRLEALADADAGQTAMMPVRLTGSDQPFDVTTHRADGLLVLEFEPAAAGAGAAATTMLVRQALMRMQRAATVAEATAAAVREIKAITGYDRVVAYRFESIDGPGEVLAEDVVADWEPWQGLWFPATDIPPQARRLYERNWIRVIADVADTTARLVPATLPETGEPLDLSLSVLRTVSEFHLEYLRNIEVTSSMSVSLLADGRLWGLIACHGRAAKALSPQVRAACEFFGVALSLHLAGLRERDEAAARERSRIAIARLLERISIDLAAGPSPAGLERVVECDAVAVRFAGVVTVAGDLPAGAVEELLAGVPAGELWHSDRLGGDGIAGALVLPVGGAGDCVVWLRRERTVARRWAADPRTPVVLGPNGRRLTPRGSTAVFLATVRGRSTPWTVTDLAMAAELGRSLTEIALAQARRLAAVNIELTRSNVDLNAFAHAAAHDLKEPLRGIANYATFIAEDTAGRLDELTERRLASIQRLAGRMDELLNALLYYSRLGRTELHRERIDLRAAVDRALEVAGPRLAEQDVLVELAGDPEPLSADPVLFDEILVNLLVNAAKYAREDGPRRVVIGSEGPALFVRDNGIGMPDHLREQAFELFRRLHPGADGSGAGLAIVRRIVERHGGQVWAAESPGGGTTMWATFPQ, encoded by the coding sequence ATGAGCGAGGCGCCGGAGTGGCTGTCGGAACGGGCCGCGGCCGCCGAGCGGGAGACCGGGACCACCTTCGACCTGACCGCCTGCGTGCGGGAGCCGATCCACCGGCTCGGCGGGGTGCAGTCGTACGGCGCGCTGGTCGGCGTCCGGGCCGGGCGGATCGCGGTGGCCAGCGCGAACGCCGCCGCTCTCCTCGGCCGGGCGGGCCCCGGCGACGGGCTGGTCGGCGAGCCGATCGGGACGCTGCTCGACCCCGGGCAGATGGATCGGCTCGAGGCGCTGGCCGACGCGGACGCCGGGCAGACCGCGATGATGCCGGTGCGGCTGACCGGCAGCGATCAGCCGTTCGACGTGACCACGCACCGGGCCGACGGCCTGCTCGTGCTGGAGTTCGAGCCGGCCGCCGCCGGGGCGGGCGCCGCCGCCACCACGATGCTGGTGCGGCAGGCGCTGATGCGGATGCAGCGGGCGGCCACCGTGGCCGAGGCGACCGCGGCCGCGGTCCGTGAGATCAAGGCGATCACCGGCTACGACCGGGTGGTCGCCTACCGGTTCGAGTCGATCGACGGCCCCGGCGAGGTGCTCGCCGAGGACGTGGTCGCCGACTGGGAGCCGTGGCAGGGCCTGTGGTTCCCGGCCACCGACATCCCGCCGCAGGCCCGCCGGCTCTACGAGCGCAACTGGATCCGGGTGATCGCGGACGTCGCCGACACCACCGCCCGGCTCGTCCCGGCGACCCTGCCGGAGACCGGCGAGCCGCTCGACCTGTCCCTGTCGGTGCTGCGCACGGTCTCCGAGTTCCACCTGGAGTACCTGCGCAACATCGAGGTCACCTCGTCGATGTCGGTGTCGCTGCTCGCCGACGGCCGGCTCTGGGGCCTGATCGCCTGCCACGGCCGGGCCGCGAAGGCGCTCAGCCCGCAGGTCCGGGCCGCCTGCGAGTTCTTCGGGGTGGCGCTGTCGCTGCACCTGGCCGGGCTGCGGGAGCGCGACGAGGCGGCCGCCCGGGAACGGTCCCGGATCGCGATCGCCCGCCTGCTGGAGCGGATCTCGATCGACCTGGCCGCGGGCCCGTCGCCGGCCGGCCTGGAGCGGGTCGTCGAGTGCGATGCGGTGGCCGTCCGGTTCGCCGGGGTGGTGACGGTCGCCGGTGACCTCCCGGCCGGGGCGGTCGAGGAGCTGCTGGCCGGGGTGCCCGCCGGCGAGCTGTGGCACAGCGACCGGCTGGGTGGGGACGGGATCGCCGGGGCACTGGTGCTGCCGGTCGGCGGCGCCGGGGACTGCGTGGTCTGGTTGCGCCGCGAACGCACGGTGGCCCGGCGGTGGGCGGCCGACCCGCGTACCCCGGTGGTCCTCGGCCCGAACGGCCGCCGCCTGACGCCGCGCGGCTCCACCGCGGTCTTCCTCGCCACCGTGCGCGGCCGCAGCACCCCGTGGACCGTCACCGACCTGGCGATGGCCGCCGAGCTGGGCCGGTCGCTGACCGAGATCGCGCTGGCCCAGGCGCGCCGGCTGGCCGCCGTCAACATCGAGCTGACCCGCAGCAACGTGGACCTGAACGCGTTCGCGCACGCGGCCGCGCACGACCTGAAGGAGCCGCTGCGCGGGATCGCCAACTACGCCACGTTCATCGCCGAGGACACCGCGGGACGGCTGGACGAGCTGACCGAGCGCCGGCTGGCGTCCATCCAGCGGCTGGCCGGGCGGATGGACGAGCTGCTCAACGCGCTGCTCTACTACTCCCGGCTGGGTCGTACCGAGCTGCACCGGGAACGGATCGACCTGCGCGCCGCGGTGGACCGGGCGCTGGAGGTGGCCGGCCCGCGCCTGGCCGAGCAGGACGTCCTGGTCGAGCTGGCCGGCGACCCGGAGCCGCTGTCGGCCGACCCGGTCCTGTTCGACGAGATCCTGGTGAACCTGCTGGTCAACGCGGCCAAGTACGCGCGCGAGGACGGCCCCCGCCGGGTGGTGATCGGCTCCGAGGGGCCGGCCCTGTTCGTCCGGGACAACGGCATCGGCATGCCGGACCACCTGCGGGAGCAGGCGTTCGAGCTGTTCCGGCGGCTGCACCCGGGCGCGGACGGCTCGGGCGCCGGGCTGGCCATCGTGCGCCGGATCGTGGAGCGGCACGGCGGTCAGGTCTGGGCGGCGGAGTCCCCGGGCGGCGGCACCACGATGTGGGCGACGTTCCCCCAGTAG
- a CDS encoding zinc-binding dehydrogenase, with product MTTMRAIVLSGAGPADNLQVRAWQKPDPQPDWVRIQVRAFGLNRSELHLRLGYAENAHFPIVPGIEATGVLDLDPDGVLAPGQQVAAMMGGMGRAFDGGYAEYVVVPRSQVIPFRSDLPWDVLGAVPETLQTAYGSLTTGLDLRAGQTLLIRGGTSALGYATAALARDLGATVLATTRRPERLAELAAHGVDHPVLDDGDVAARVRELVPAGVDAALELVGTTTLPDTLAATRVHGTVCFAGMLADEWIVKDFYPIAYLPTGVRLTSYSGDAANLPAAVLQSVLDRLADGSLSLGPVTTYPLDLIPEAHRDIEANRVSGKVVGVIPATS from the coding sequence ATGACGACGATGCGAGCGATCGTGCTCTCCGGTGCCGGGCCCGCCGACAACCTCCAGGTCCGTGCCTGGCAAAAACCCGACCCCCAACCCGATTGGGTACGGATCCAGGTGCGCGCCTTCGGTCTCAACCGCTCCGAGCTGCACCTCCGGCTCGGCTACGCGGAGAACGCCCACTTCCCGATCGTCCCCGGCATCGAGGCCACCGGCGTGCTCGACCTCGACCCGGACGGCGTCCTGGCCCCCGGGCAGCAGGTCGCGGCGATGATGGGCGGCATGGGCCGGGCCTTCGACGGCGGTTACGCGGAATACGTGGTGGTCCCCCGCTCGCAGGTCATCCCGTTCCGCTCGGACCTGCCGTGGGACGTGCTCGGCGCGGTCCCGGAGACCCTGCAGACCGCGTACGGCTCGCTGACCACCGGGCTGGACCTGCGGGCCGGTCAGACCCTGCTGATCCGCGGCGGCACGTCCGCGCTCGGCTACGCGACCGCCGCGCTCGCCCGGGACCTGGGCGCCACCGTCCTGGCCACCACCCGCCGCCCGGAGCGCCTCGCCGAGCTGGCCGCGCACGGCGTCGACCACCCGGTCCTGGACGACGGCGACGTGGCCGCCCGGGTCCGCGAGCTCGTCCCGGCGGGCGTGGACGCGGCGCTGGAGCTGGTCGGCACCACCACGCTGCCGGACACGCTGGCCGCGACCCGGGTGCACGGCACGGTCTGCTTCGCCGGGATGCTCGCCGACGAGTGGATCGTCAAGGACTTCTACCCGATCGCGTACCTGCCGACCGGGGTGCGGCTCACGTCCTACAGCGGGGACGCCGCGAACCTGCCGGCCGCGGTGCTGCAGAGCGTGCTGGACCGGCTCGCCGACGGGTCGCTCTCGCTGGGGCCGGTCACGACGTACCCCCTGGATCTGATCCCCGAGGCGCACCGCGACATCGAGGCGAACCGGGTCAGCGGCAAGGTCGTCGGGGTCATTCCAGCGACCAGCTGA
- a CDS encoding bifunctional diguanylate cyclase/phosphodiesterase: MHTPVLADLAAPVPITPPDTPMGEIEAALRGDPELLGVVTEAEGELYLVDRGFLDLILAGRLGYGRALLQRKPLRSLLRRPALVLPAGTGWGDAARAAMQRPDTVKAIPLVVRFGDGTVGVAPVGPLVEHLSRRYQAMAHTDDLTGLGNRRGLLEQPAPGPRAAAWVIDLNRFKEINDSLGHSRGDELLRHVADALTGACAPARAFRVGGDEFVVLTPDADVWPGTDPAEAGHKLLHAIQGPFAVAGVPITVEASMGIAVIGPTGCRDLGDLVARADAAMYAAKRDRTRIELWHAALATDAIDLELDTDLRAAIRDGELVLHYQPLVDARTRATASVEALVRWSHPRRGLLPPGVFLPQAERSDVIHLLTAAVLDDAVHQAARWHRAGRTVPVAVNLAAPVLASDRVVATIGDLLAGTGLPAEALIVEVTESAVMTRPAESADRLRTLRAMGVRVAIDDFGTGNTSLGLLTQLPLDELKLDRSFVTRVHQPANRVIVESVARMAHGLGLTLVAEGVEDERTAETLTELGFHLLQGYHFGRPEPVEIFAATE, from the coding sequence GTGCACACCCCCGTGCTCGCGGACCTGGCCGCACCGGTGCCGATCACCCCGCCGGACACCCCGATGGGCGAGATCGAGGCCGCCCTGCGCGGCGATCCGGAGCTGCTCGGCGTCGTCACCGAGGCCGAGGGCGAGCTCTACCTGGTCGACCGCGGCTTCCTCGACCTGATCCTGGCCGGCCGGCTCGGCTACGGTCGCGCCCTGCTGCAGCGCAAGCCGCTGCGCAGCCTGCTGCGCCGGCCGGCCCTGGTGCTCCCGGCCGGCACCGGCTGGGGGGACGCGGCGCGCGCCGCGATGCAGCGGCCGGACACGGTCAAGGCGATCCCGCTGGTGGTGCGGTTCGGCGACGGCACGGTCGGGGTCGCGCCGGTCGGCCCGCTGGTCGAGCACCTCAGCCGGCGGTACCAGGCGATGGCGCACACCGACGACCTGACCGGGCTGGGCAACCGGCGCGGCCTGCTGGAGCAGCCGGCCCCGGGCCCGCGGGCGGCCGCCTGGGTGATCGACCTCAACCGGTTCAAGGAGATCAACGACTCGCTCGGCCACAGCCGGGGCGACGAGCTGCTGCGGCACGTCGCCGACGCGCTGACCGGCGCGTGCGCCCCGGCCCGGGCGTTCCGGGTCGGCGGCGACGAGTTCGTGGTCCTGACCCCGGACGCCGACGTCTGGCCGGGCACCGATCCGGCCGAGGCGGGACACAAGCTGCTGCACGCCATCCAGGGGCCGTTCGCGGTGGCCGGCGTCCCGATCACGGTCGAGGCCTCGATGGGCATCGCGGTGATCGGCCCGACCGGCTGCCGGGACCTGGGCGACCTGGTGGCCCGGGCGGACGCCGCGATGTACGCGGCCAAGCGCGACCGCACCCGGATCGAGCTCTGGCACGCCGCGCTCGCCACCGACGCCATCGACCTGGAGCTGGACACCGACCTGCGGGCCGCGATCCGCGACGGCGAGCTGGTCCTGCACTACCAGCCGCTGGTCGACGCGCGGACCCGGGCGACCGCCTCGGTGGAGGCGCTGGTCCGCTGGTCGCACCCGCGGCGCGGGCTGCTGCCGCCGGGCGTCTTCCTGCCGCAGGCCGAGCGCTCCGACGTGATCCACCTGCTGACCGCCGCGGTGCTGGACGACGCGGTCCACCAGGCGGCGCGCTGGCACCGCGCGGGCCGGACCGTGCCGGTGGCGGTGAACCTCGCCGCCCCGGTCCTCGCCTCGGACCGGGTGGTGGCCACGATCGGCGACCTGCTGGCCGGGACCGGGCTGCCGGCCGAGGCGCTGATCGTCGAGGTGACCGAGAGCGCGGTGATGACCCGGCCGGCCGAGAGCGCTGATCGGTTGCGGACACTGCGGGCGATGGGCGTCCGGGTCGCGATCGACGACTTCGGCACCGGCAACACGTCGCTGGGCCTGCTCACCCAGCTGCCGCTGGACGAGCTGAAGCTGGACCGCTCCTTCGTGACCCGGGTGCACCAGCCGGCGAACCGGGTGATCGTCGAGTCGGTCGCCCGGATGGCGCACGGGCTCGGGCTGACCCTGGTCGCCGAGGGGGTGGAGGACGAGCGGACCGCGGAGACGCTCACCGAGCTCGGCTTCCACCTGCTGCAGGGCTACCACTTCGGCCGTCCGGAGCCGGTCGAGATTTTCGCTGCCACGGAATAA
- a CDS encoding esterase family protein → MGAGRWRRIRLPLPALRATITARVWSPGPDTDRLVIAHDGPDYAGLAEHAALANDYHLALLPAEHRDEWYSACPAYAKALGLEILPRLRARLGARRAVGAGVSLGALAMLHAQRSHPAGFAGLFLQSGSFFQPRHDRQESGFARWPRIIRYVRRVRTAPRGPAVPITMTCGATEENLPNNRDMARALREQGYPVAFEVGPGGHDWDTWRTALNAHLTTLLNRAWRD, encoded by the coding sequence ATGGGAGCGGGCCGCTGGCGACGGATTCGCCTCCCGCTGCCCGCCCTCCGGGCGACGATCACGGCCCGCGTCTGGTCACCGGGCCCGGACACCGACCGGCTGGTGATCGCCCACGACGGTCCGGACTACGCGGGCCTCGCCGAGCACGCCGCGCTGGCGAATGACTACCACCTGGCCCTGCTCCCGGCGGAGCACCGCGACGAGTGGTATTCGGCCTGCCCGGCGTACGCGAAGGCCCTGGGTCTGGAAATTCTGCCCCGGCTGCGGGCCCGGCTCGGCGCCCGGCGCGCCGTCGGGGCCGGGGTCAGTCTCGGCGCGCTCGCGATGCTGCACGCGCAGCGCTCGCACCCGGCCGGGTTCGCCGGCCTGTTCCTGCAGTCGGGCAGCTTCTTCCAGCCGCGGCACGACCGGCAGGAGTCCGGCTTCGCGCGCTGGCCGCGGATCATCCGGTACGTCCGCCGGGTCCGCACCGCCCCGCGCGGCCCGGCCGTGCCGATCACGATGACCTGCGGCGCCACCGAGGAGAACCTGCCGAACAACCGGGACATGGCGCGGGCCCTGCGCGAGCAGGGCTACCCGGTCGCCTTCGAGGTCGGCCCGGGCGGGCACGACTGGGACACCTGGCGCACCGCGCTGAACGCGCACCTGACGACGCTGCTGAACCGGGCATGGCGGGACTGA
- a CDS encoding PP2C family protein-serine/threonine phosphatase codes for MTTEQPDWAATIHRLWACVATIGSREDLAGLVLPPLLDVPGAVGVWGLRHTTGAAITVYRSAGLPLEGDARPVALACAAGDDKHDWLEEHGVRHVVVTRFDGAGDVGGTMMVLLDGTGDPRRAQVCLDQVADVTREAVRRLAAHRAEQAQQTRDALLAEASLQMDAVLDRAQTMRRVARMAVPAIAEGCLVYLADDDRLDLRSWVHIDMRRLSALLADEAVAGRLAALAADAVAGRPGLRAETAVPGARFVDVQVLRARGRTSGVLIFMFDRNPGDVPPAHFLRDLAHRAALALDNGELYEQRRREVVAMQQHLLPRRLPAVPGLEFAASYTVGDRVVEVGGDFYDVVVRGDGVVGALIGDVCGRGVDAAALTGMARHTLGALLQEGLSPARALGRLNTSLRREDSWRFLTAGIALFRPDGDGFTVQWMSCGHPVPLILRRGAPAERGRGGGTPIGVLPRLRVGRSRLRLGPGDTLIMYTDGLTESRDAEGRMFEDAALPQVLAQLRDVPPERLVRELSTAAAGFGVTGADDIAVLAIGVSP; via the coding sequence GTGACTACGGAGCAACCCGACTGGGCGGCGACCATCCACCGCCTCTGGGCCTGCGTCGCCACCATCGGATCCCGGGAGGACCTGGCCGGCCTGGTCCTGCCGCCGCTGCTGGACGTGCCGGGCGCGGTCGGCGTGTGGGGCCTGCGGCACACCACCGGGGCGGCGATCACCGTCTACCGCTCGGCCGGCCTGCCCCTGGAGGGCGACGCCCGGCCGGTCGCGCTGGCCTGCGCGGCCGGCGACGACAAGCACGACTGGCTCGAGGAGCACGGCGTACGGCACGTCGTGGTCACCCGGTTCGACGGCGCCGGCGACGTCGGCGGGACGATGATGGTGCTGCTCGACGGGACCGGTGACCCGCGGCGCGCCCAGGTCTGCCTGGACCAGGTCGCCGACGTCACCCGGGAGGCGGTCCGGCGGCTCGCCGCGCACCGCGCCGAGCAGGCCCAGCAGACCCGGGACGCGCTGCTCGCCGAGGCGTCGCTGCAGATGGACGCGGTGCTGGACCGGGCGCAGACGATGCGCCGGGTGGCCCGGATGGCGGTGCCGGCGATCGCCGAGGGCTGTCTGGTCTACCTCGCCGACGACGACCGGCTGGACCTGCGCAGCTGGGTGCACATCGACATGCGGCGGCTGTCCGCGCTGCTCGCCGACGAGGCGGTGGCCGGGCGGCTGGCGGCGCTGGCCGCCGACGCGGTGGCCGGGCGGCCGGGCCTGCGGGCCGAGACCGCCGTCCCCGGCGCCCGGTTCGTCGACGTGCAGGTGTTGCGGGCCCGGGGTCGTACCTCCGGGGTGTTGATCTTCATGTTCGACCGGAACCCCGGTGACGTGCCGCCCGCGCACTTCCTGCGCGACCTGGCCCACCGGGCCGCGCTCGCGCTGGACAACGGCGAGCTCTACGAGCAGCGGCGCCGCGAGGTGGTCGCGATGCAGCAGCACCTGCTGCCGCGCCGGCTGCCGGCGGTGCCCGGGCTGGAGTTCGCCGCCTCCTACACGGTCGGCGACCGGGTGGTGGAGGTCGGCGGCGACTTCTACGACGTGGTGGTACGCGGCGACGGCGTGGTCGGCGCCCTGATCGGCGACGTCTGCGGGCGCGGCGTGGACGCGGCCGCGCTGACCGGGATGGCCCGGCACACGCTCGGCGCGCTGCTGCAGGAGGGGCTGTCCCCGGCCCGGGCGCTCGGCCGGCTCAACACGTCGTTGCGCCGGGAGGACTCGTGGCGGTTCCTGACCGCCGGGATCGCCCTGTTCCGGCCGGACGGCGACGGGTTCACCGTGCAGTGGATGTCGTGCGGGCACCCGGTGCCACTGATCCTGCGGCGCGGCGCGCCCGCGGAGCGCGGCCGGGGCGGCGGCACCCCGATCGGGGTCCTGCCGCGGCTGCGGGTCGGCCGGTCCCGGCTGCGGCTCGGCCCCGGCGACACGCTGATCATGTACACCGACGGGCTGACCGAGAGCCGGGACGCCGAGGGCCGGATGTTCGAGGACGCCGCGCTGCCGCAGGTGCTCGCACAGCTCCGGGACGTGCCACCGGAGCGGCTGGTCCGCGAGCTGAGCACGGCCGCGGCCGGGTTCGGCGTGACCGGGGCCGACGACATCGCCGTACTAGCGATCGGGGTTTCACCGTGA
- a CDS encoding RimK family alpha-L-glutamate ligase — protein MADVEHTIGLLLGTEDDWPRAYESLLRRLGTVTGPDGRSHRSRSVRVTIEPFNLRYRPQHDLVIDRLAYWYYHPREWLKKIALMDGVYLLNSPFTFQSLEKHAAYCAMMRLGLKVPETVLVPFKNPLDNSRWAYTAARYNRPFDLEATAASIGYPLYMKPYDGGAWVGVSKIRNPDELHAAYDASGERLMHLQASVEDYDVFARSLTIGPETMVMRFRPDQPMHARYEVDHHFLSDPAGDEVVTISRLVNAFFRWEFNSCESLVRGDDVYPIDYANACPDVALTSLHYYFPWAMTALLRWTTFCVVTGRRMRLDTDMADYFAVADDPDRSYQERLSGYRELADRYFDIDRYREFCDKHLAHVDEVVYAWVTSEEFRSLLRETVRAMFPVHEHEKFLAHFGGLIDAWIRDQGR, from the coding sequence GTGGCCGACGTCGAGCACACCATCGGACTACTGCTGGGCACCGAGGACGACTGGCCACGCGCCTACGAGTCGCTGCTGCGCCGGCTCGGCACGGTCACCGGGCCGGACGGCCGCTCGCATCGGTCGCGGTCGGTGCGGGTCACCATCGAGCCGTTCAACCTGCGCTACCGGCCGCAGCACGACCTGGTCATCGACCGGCTGGCGTACTGGTACTACCACCCCCGGGAGTGGCTCAAGAAGATCGCCCTGATGGACGGCGTGTACCTGCTGAACAGCCCGTTCACGTTCCAGTCGCTGGAGAAGCACGCGGCGTACTGCGCGATGATGCGGCTCGGGCTGAAGGTGCCGGAGACGGTGCTGGTGCCGTTCAAGAACCCGCTCGACAACTCCCGCTGGGCGTACACGGCGGCCCGCTACAACCGGCCGTTCGACCTGGAGGCGACGGCCGCGTCGATCGGGTATCCGCTGTACATGAAGCCGTACGACGGCGGCGCCTGGGTCGGCGTGTCGAAGATCAGAAACCCGGACGAACTGCATGCGGCGTACGACGCGTCCGGCGAGCGCCTGATGCATCTGCAGGCGTCGGTCGAGGACTACGACGTGTTCGCCCGGTCGCTGACGATCGGCCCGGAGACGATGGTGATGCGGTTCCGCCCGGATCAGCCGATGCACGCGCGCTACGAGGTCGACCACCACTTCCTCTCGGACCCGGCCGGCGACGAGGTGGTGACGATCTCCCGGCTGGTGAACGCGTTCTTCCGGTGGGAGTTCAACTCGTGCGAGTCGCTGGTGCGCGGCGACGACGTCTACCCGATCGACTACGCGAACGCGTGCCCGGACGTGGCGCTGACCTCGCTGCACTACTACTTCCCGTGGGCGATGACGGCGCTGCTGCGGTGGACGACGTTCTGCGTGGTGACCGGCCGGCGGATGCGCCTGGACACCGACATGGCCGACTATTTCGCGGTCGCCGACGACCCGGACCGGTCGTACCAGGAAAGACTTTCGGGTTATCGGGAACTTGCGGACCGATATTTCGACATCGACCGCTACCGCGAGTTCTGCGACAAGCATCTCGCGCACGTCGACGAGGTGGTCTACGCGTGGGTGACCTCGGAAGAGTTCCGCTCGCTGCTGCGCGAAACGGTCCGCGCGATGTTCCCGGTGCACGAGCACGAGAAGTTCCTCGCCCACTTCGGCGGCCTGATCGACGCCTGGATCCGCGACCAGGGGCGTTGA
- a CDS encoding response regulator, which produces MTAAILVVEDSAEDVEAIERAISRSHPGARLEFLRSGGEVLPRLAAAGAVPPWLMLLDLNMPGEGGLAVLRQVRADPAWNALRIVVFTSSEDQAEADACFAAGADSYIYKPVNFALFQTVLRQTLDYWGNVAHIVVPPPGDSAAQT; this is translated from the coding sequence GTGACCGCAGCCATCCTGGTCGTCGAGGACTCGGCGGAGGACGTGGAGGCGATCGAACGCGCGATCAGCCGCTCCCACCCCGGCGCGCGGCTGGAGTTCCTGCGCTCCGGCGGCGAGGTGCTGCCCCGGCTGGCCGCGGCCGGCGCCGTCCCACCCTGGCTGATGCTGCTCGACCTGAACATGCCGGGCGAGGGCGGGCTGGCGGTGCTCCGGCAGGTGCGCGCCGACCCGGCCTGGAACGCGCTCCGAATCGTCGTGTTCACCTCGTCCGAGGACCAGGCCGAGGCGGACGCCTGCTTCGCCGCCGGGGCGGACAGCTACATCTACAAGCCGGTCAACTTCGCGCTGTTCCAGACCGTGCTGCGGCAGACGCTGGACTACTGGGGGAACGTCGCCCACATCGTGGTGCCGCCGCCCGGGGACTCCGCCGCCCAGACCTGA
- a CDS encoding DUF5990 family protein produces MRIRIEGRDLPQSSELRLNNVHVGMQRRAEVVGRVPVTEPAATWELEVAAREVDGLLDVGGPWVHGRPGARFLYLNWGAVTGDVFAGFRRAKLMFGDVPGPLLRAAVEDPDVVLVGRLGLTDEVGGPRCARVRPPVISWSLE; encoded by the coding sequence ATGCGGATCCGGATCGAGGGGCGGGATCTTCCGCAGTCCTCGGAGCTGCGGCTGAACAACGTGCACGTCGGGATGCAGCGCAGGGCCGAGGTGGTCGGCCGGGTCCCGGTGACCGAGCCGGCCGCGACCTGGGAGCTGGAGGTCGCCGCCCGCGAGGTCGACGGCCTGCTCGACGTGGGCGGCCCGTGGGTGCACGGCCGGCCCGGCGCCCGGTTCCTCTACCTGAACTGGGGCGCGGTGACCGGCGACGTCTTCGCCGGGTTCCGCCGGGCCAAGCTGATGTTCGGCGACGTCCCCGGCCCGCTGCTGCGCGCGGCCGTCGAGGATCCGGACGTCGTCCTGGTCGGCCGGCTCGGCCTGACCGACGAGGTGGGCGGCCCGCGCTGCGCGCGCGTCCGCCCACCGGTGATCAGCTGGTCGCTGGAATGA
- a CDS encoding tetratricopeptide repeat protein, translated as MAEIYRSVHAAGAVAAAENERGEMLRRAGRPGEAAGHFERALAALGVVGDPDPGTHSAILNNLALTAYQQRDFDRARRCLVRSLEVGPLVGDPVGRAITYDNLAVVEVELARAAAPDPDRARARVRLGEAETYFAAAERLFRSVLPEGVDDYLRSVLNRVDAAEMRGDTEAMDRLTRHAAEVAGHGAVAPENALEAATMRGSFLHRRRNRPRAAVELMTARLPALLPDCPAERSAAALVVLLAAAGATGDPALVRDVTTRITEIGGEPGPGGPAPDPRKGPAGTGPKNTAKTTARR; from the coding sequence GTGGCGGAGATCTACCGGAGCGTGCACGCCGCCGGGGCCGTCGCGGCCGCGGAGAACGAACGTGGCGAGATGCTGCGCCGGGCCGGGCGGCCGGGCGAGGCGGCCGGCCACTTCGAGCGGGCGCTGGCCGCGCTCGGCGTGGTGGGCGACCCGGATCCGGGAACCCACTCGGCGATCCTCAACAACCTCGCGCTGACCGCGTACCAGCAGCGGGACTTCGACCGGGCCCGGCGCTGCCTGGTCCGCTCGCTGGAGGTCGGGCCGCTGGTCGGGGACCCGGTCGGGCGGGCGATCACCTACGACAACCTGGCCGTGGTCGAGGTCGAGCTGGCCCGCGCCGCCGCCCCGGATCCGGATCGGGCCCGGGCGCGGGTCCGGCTCGGCGAGGCGGAGACGTACTTCGCGGCGGCCGAGCGGCTGTTCCGGAGCGTGCTGCCGGAGGGGGTCGACGACTACCTGCGCTCGGTGCTGAACCGGGTGGACGCGGCGGAGATGCGCGGCGACACCGAGGCGATGGACCGGCTGACCCGGCACGCCGCCGAGGTGGCCGGGCACGGGGCGGTGGCGCCGGAGAACGCCCTGGAGGCGGCCACCATGCGCGGGAGCTTCCTGCACCGGCGCCGGAACCGGCCGCGGGCCGCGGTGGAGCTGATGACCGCCCGGCTGCCGGCCCTGCTGCCGGACTGCCCGGCCGAGCGGAGCGCCGCGGCACTGGTGGTGCTGCTGGCGGCGGCCGGCGCGACCGGCGACCCGGCCCTGGTCCGGGACGTGACCACCCGGATCACCGAGATCGGCGGCGAGCCCGGGCCCGGCGGCCCGGCACCTGACCCGCGGAAGGGCCCGGCCGGGACCGGACCGAAGAACACGGCGAAAACCACGGCGCGGCGTTAA